In Pyxidicoccus xibeiensis, the genomic stretch ACGGCGCGTGCTCCTCGGCCTGGCCGCGGAAGTCCATCTGCACGGTGGCCGCGGAGAAGGCATTGGTGGTCATCACCAGCGAGCCCGTCGCCGCGCCCGTGCGCGTGGGCTCGTAGAAGACGGCGATGTTGACCTCCTGGCCCGGCTGCAGCGTGTGCGGCAGCGCCAGCGGCGTGTGGTTGAATTGCACCGCCCCACCCGGCGCCGGCTGCCACTCCAGCGTGTTGAGGGTGAGCGCGCCCGCGTTGGACGAGCCGCAGTTCTTCACGTTGACGATGACGCGCGTCTTCGAGCCGAGCGGCTGCTTGCCGAAGTCGTACGACAGCGGCGACACGCACAGCTCCGCCGCGCCGCCGTAGCCCCTCATGCCCACCGGCAGCGTCGGGTGGCGGCGGCTCTCCACGAAGTACAGCGCGGTGTCCTGCGCCGGGCCCTGGTGGTCCGGGCTGTAGCGCAGCTGGAAGCCGCGCACCTCACCGGGCTGCAGCACCAGCGGGAAGCCGGGGTTGGCCTGGCTGAACGACGCGTCCTTGCCCTCCAGCGCCAGCCGCGTCACCGTCACCGGCTCGGTGCTGATGTTGCGGATGCGCGACTCGCGGTAGGACTCGCGGTCCACCGGCACCGCGCCGAAGTCCACCACCTCCGGCTCGGCCACCACGGCGCGCTCCAGCGCCTCGGCGGCCACCTGCACCGGCACGTCCGCGCAGCCGCGGCAGGGCGCAATCGCCAGCGCCACCTGCTTCCTGCCCACGCGCACCGGGTTGAACGTCACCGGCACGTCCCGCTTCTCGCCCGGGCCCAGCGTCACCGGCTCCAGCACGAACTCGTCGCGGTCCGCCCCCACCAGCCGCGGCGTCACCTCCACCGGCATCTCCGAGGGGTTCTCCAGGCTGAGCGACAGCGTCTTGCTGGCGTCCGCTTCAATTCGGCCGAAGTCCAGCCGCCGGGGCGACAGCCGCGCCCACGCGTCCACGCCCAGGCCGGACAGCGGAACCTTCAGCAGCGGCTCGATTCGCGTGTCCGACTTCACCACCAGCATGGCCGGCAGCGCCCCCGGCTTGGGCGGCGCGAAGCGCACGCGCAGCGTGCACGCGCTCCCCGGCTGCAGGCTGTGCGGCCCTTCATGGGTGAACTCCGCCTGGTAGGAGCCCTCCGGCCCCTCCACCCAGACCTCGTTCACGTTGATGCGCGCACGGCCCACGTTGCGCAGCGAGATTTCCGCCTCGCGCGCGTCGAAGATGGCCACCTTCTGGAAGTCCACACCCCCGGGGGTGGCCGTCAGCCGTCCATCCGCGAGGGACGAACGGTCCCGGTCCGCGCACCCGGCAAGCAGCACCACCACCGCGAGGGCCACACTGGCCCAGCGCCCCGTCATGGCTCCCACCCCTTCCCCACCACCATCGCCCATGGCCGCCGTTCTCCCCACACCGTGGAGGACGTACGGATCGGTGGCGAAGCTAGGCACCCACACCAGGGCGGGCAACCACCCACGGATGGGAAAACCGGCGCCCTGGCGCGCGCCTGTCGCCTTTCAAATCTTCGGGATGCGCAGCGTCTTGCTGATCATCGCGCTGCCGCTGGCCACATACAGCAGGGCGAGCGGGTGGAGCACCACCGGCCCCAGCTCCCACACCCCGCCGAGCAGGTCCGCGCCGATGCGGTCCTTCCAGGTGGCCACCGCCAGCACCATGACGAGCGCCAGGCTGGTGGGGATGGGCGTCCCCTCGAAGTACTTCACCTTCCCCGTGTCGTCCGCCAGCTCCGCGGAGGTGACGTTGAAGCGCGCCAGCCGGCTGATGCCGCACGCGACGAAGTAGAGGAGCGCCGCCACGTCCAGCCCGCCGCGCAGCCCCACCGCGAAGGCCAGCGCCGCTGGCGCCATGCCGAAGGAGATGACGTCCGCCAGCGAGTCCAGGTCCGCTCCCAGCGGCGACTTCTTGAAGCGCCACCGGGCGATGCGCCCGTCCAGGAAGTCCAGCAGCAGCGCCATGGGCATCAGCCCGAAGGCCAGCCACAGCCAGCCCTTGTCTCCCGACGCCAGGAACTGCATGGCGGAGAGGATGGCCCCGGCTCCCGCGAAGCCGTTGCCGAGCGTCACGAAGTCGGCGAGCACGAACGTGCGGATCATCGAGAAGTGGCGGCGCGGGCGGCGCGCTGCGGGCGGCTCGGTCGTCATATGCGTGCTCTCCTAGCACACACCTTCTTCACTGCCCGTAGCCTCGTGCATGGAAGTCGCGTCTGGTACGTTGGGGAGGGAAATAGTCACCTCCCAGAAAACTTTTGACGCTGCGATTTTCCGCTTCCTACGCTCGGACACTGTCATGCACCCAACCTCTCCCGCGTCCCCATCGCGCGGAGTGCCCGGCCCTCATCGGCGCACCCGCTGGTCGCTGTCCCTCCTCACGAGCCTGAGCCTGCTCGCCGCCGCCGCGTGCGGCGATGACCCGAAGCCCGGCCCCGGCCCTGGCCCCACGCCGCCGCCTCCGCCTCCGGAGCAGCCGAAGTACGAGGCCACCATCCGCCGCACGGCGCACGGCATCCCCCACATCACGGCCAAGGACCTGGGCAGCCTGTCGTACGGCCAGGGCTATGCCTTCGCGAAGGACCACGTCTGCATCCTCGCGGATCAGATTCTGAAGATTCGCGGCCAGCGCGCGGAGTACCTGGGCCAGGGCCCCGGCAGCACCTACGCGGCGAGCGACTTCGCGTACCGGCTGCTGGACCTGCCGGAGCGGGCCCGTGCCGCGTTCGACCAGCAGCCGGAAGATCTCAAGTCGATGCTGGCCGGCTACGTGGCGGGCTTCAACCGCTACGTGTCCGAGACGCCGGCGGCGAGCCTGCCGCAGCCGTGCACCGGCGCCGAGTGGGTGCGCCCCATCACCGCGCAGGAGCTGCTCGCGTTCCACATCAGCGCGGGCCTGACGGCGAGCGCCTACCAGCTCATCCTGGCCATCGGCGCGGCCGAGGCCCCGGGCGTGGGCGCCGGCGGCGTGGGCGTGCCCGCGCCGGGCAGCTTCAAGATCGAGCGCCCTGACGCGAGCCACGTGGGCAGCAACGGCTGGGCCATTGGCAAGCAGCGCTCCGCCGGGGGCCGCGGCATGGTCGTGGCCAACCCGCACTTCCCCTGGGAAGGCGAGCTCAAGCTGTGGGAGAGCCACCTCACCGTCCCGGGCCAGCTCGACGTCTACGGCGTGGGCCTGCTGGGCGTGCCCGCGGTGCTCATCGGCTTCAACGAGAACGTCTCGTGGACGCACACGTTCTCCGCCGGCCAGCGCATGACGCTCTACAAGCTGCCGCTCGTGCCGGGCAAGCCGAAGACGTACAAGTACGGCAACGAAGAGCGGCAGATGACGGAGAAGCAGATCTCCATCCTCGTGAAGCTGCCGGAGGGCTCGCTCACCAGGATCACCCGGACGATGCACATGACCCACTACGGCCCGGTCATCGTGGTCCCCGGGCTGCTCGACTGGACGCCGCAGCAGGCCTACACCTTCCGCGACGCCAACCTGGAGAACACCCAGCTGGTGGCCCAGTTCCTGGGCATGAACCGGGCGAAGAGCCTGGCGGAGTTCAAGGCCGTCTACGAGACGGTGCAGGGCATCCCCTGGGTCAACACCATGGCGGCGGACCGCGAGGGCAACACCTGGTACACGGACTCCTCGCCCACGCCCAACCTGAAGCCGGAGGCCATCGCGGCCTGGCAGACGGCGTCCAACGGCGGCGACCCGTTCGCCACCGGCGCCTGGCGCTCGCTGGGCCTGGTGCTGCTGGACGGCAGCGACCCGCAGAACGAGTGGCAGGACGACCCCGGCCGCGACCGCAGCCCCGGCCTGGTGCCGTTCAGCAAGGTGCCGCAGCTGGACCGCGAGGACTTCGTCTTCAACGCCAACGACAGCTACTGGCTGACCAACCCGGCGAAGCCGCTGACCGGCTACTCGCCCATGCACGGCCTGGAGAACGTCGGCCAGAGCATGCGCACGCGCATGAACGCGCGGCTGCTCACCGAGGTGCGCGAGGACGGCGCGTCCGGCGCGGACGGCAAGTTCACCCGCGCCGAGCTGCAGAACGCCATCCTCGGCAACCGCGCCATGACGGCGGAGCTGCTGCGCGAGGCCGTCGTGCAGCGCTGCCAGGGCCAGCGCTACGGCGTGCTCGCGGATGGCCGGCAGATTGACATCCGCCAGGCGTGCACGGTGCTGGAGGGCTGGACGTCCAACCGCTTCGACACGGACAGCGTCGGCGCCGTGGTGTGGCGTGAGTTCCTCGCCACCGCCCCCATGGCGACCTACGCCACCGGCGGCACGCTCTTCGCGGTGCCCTTCGACCCGAGCGCGCCGCTCGACACGCCCAACACGCTGGCGCCCCCGCCGGCCGCGGGCCAGCCGGACCTGGTGCTGCGCCGCCTGGCGCAGGCGGTGGATCAGCTCGCCCGCGTGGGCATCCCCGTCACGCGGCCGCTCGGCGAGGTGCAGCACACGCCGCGCGTCAACGGGCAGCGCATCCCCATCCACGGTGGCCATGGCATTGACGGCACGGCCAACGTCGTCTCCTTCGGCACCCTCAAGTCCACCAGCGAGCGGGGCGACTTCAGCGCCTTCGTCCCCCCGCAGGACGTCGTCACCCCCCGCACGAACCTGAGCCCGCAGGGCTACGTCATCAACAACGGCAGCAGCTTCATCATGGCGATGGAGTTCACCGAGGAGGGCCCCAAGGCCAACGCGGTGCTCACCTACAGCCAGTCCAGCGACCCGACCTCGTCCTACTTCGCGGACCAGACGCTGATGTTCTCGCGCAAGGAGTGGCGGCCCATCCTCTTCACGGAGGCGGAGATCGCCGCCGCCGTCGTCGAGCAGCAGACGGTCTCCGGCAACTAGGCCGGCGAGCATCCGCCACCCGACATCCCAACCCCGCTGACAGACCGGCCCGCGACACCGGAGCACGCTCCGTGTCGCGGGCTTTGTCGTGCGGAGGATGTCGGCCCCGGAGTCTGATTCCGACACTCCGGCCCACGCGCACCATGCGTGCCCAGAACCGCCAGGGGGCTTCGTTCGTTCTCCTGGCGAGAGGGGCACCGGGAAACTCCGGTCTTTGAAGGAGCAGCGCGACGCCATGGCAACTCCGGTCTACAAGACAGCCACCATCGACAGGGTCTTCTTCCTCCGCTGGGAGGCGCCTCCCAGCCAGGAGGAAATCCACGCCGTCTTCCATCAGATGCAGGGCATCTACGAGGAGCTCAAGCCGCCGCTCGTGCTGGTGGCGAGCCTGTCGCCGAAGTCCTCCGTGCCCAACGCCGAGCAGCGGCGCAACCTGTCCACGCTCCAGTCGGACGCGCGGCCGCTCTTCTCGGAGATCCACGCCATCGTCGAGGGCAATGACCTGCAGTACAACCTGCAGCGGGTCATCATCTCCGGCATCAACCTGGTGACGCGCACCTACGACGAGGCGTACCACCGCGTGCACAAGCACGCGGACATGGTGGCGCCCTACCTCAGCAAGCGGCTGGGCGTGGACGGCGTGAAGATCATCAACGAGGCGAAGACGCGCGGCGTGGTGTGAGCTGCCGCGGACGTCCGGGCCGCACCGAGGCCCGGACGTAGCGGTGGTCGAAGAGGTCCACGTACAGGTACTCCGGCCAGGACACCATGGCGCGCGGGCCGAGCATCACCCCGCGCATCAGCTCGCTCACCATCATCCCCGCGGCCGTGGTGGCGCCGACGACGCACGTGGGCGCGTGGCCGCGGCCCTGGTAGCACGCGTCCATGTACTCCTGGAGCATGTAGCTGCCCAGGTGGGGGATGATGGCCGGCAGGTCGATGCGGCCATCCGGCAGCAGGTAGAGCTGCTCGTACGACGGCGCGTCCGGCTGGAAGACGTGGAGCGCCGCGCCGAAGCCCAGCATCAGCCCCGTCATCACCGGCACGCCGCGCTGGCGGCACGCGCCGTGGAGCGCCTGCTTCTGCCGCGCTCCCGCGATGTCGATGACCTCCACCACGAAGTCCACCGGCGGCAGCCCCGCGCCGCCCGCGAGCAGGCCTTCCGCATTGGTGTCGGTGATGCCCTCGGCCACCCGGCGCAGCCGCAGGTCCGGGTGGATGTCCAGGCACATCCGCCCCACCACCTCCACCTTGGGCTGGCCCAGCGTGCTCTCGAAGCAGCCCGCCTGCCGGTTCATGTTGTGCCGCTCGTACGTGTCGAAGTCCGCCAGCGTGAGGCTCCCGAAGCCCAGCCGCGCCAGGTCCACCGCGCACTGCCCGCCCGCGCCTCCGACTCCCGCCACCAGTACGTGCGTGCGCGACAAGCGCTCCATCGTCTCCTCGTCGAGGACACCGAGGTTGCGCTGGAATCGTGGTTCCACCATGGGGCCTCCCGGGCACGGCCAGGCCTCGGATGTGTGTCCTCCCCCCGCCTCGCGGCGAGGGCAGCAAGGCCCCGTGTGTTCAGCACTCCGCCGCCCACCCTGGTGCTGTCAGGACCCACTCAGAGGTCCCGTCCTCCAGGGATAGAGGGCTCTTGCTGGATCTCCGCGCATGTGTTTATTGGCTGACGTTCGTCGCTCACGCCCGCATGCCGCACCGGTGACGTGCCCGCTTCAGCGCTGAAGCGGTCGCGGAAGTACCGCACCTGCCAGGGCATGTCAGAGGTGCACGCCAGAGTGGCCTTCACGCGTGAAGTCCCCATCTGGAGAGCACTCCAGGAGTTCCAAGGGTTTGGGGGGTGGCTTGGATTCTGCTCGGGGGCGACGCGACAGGGAGTGAGTCATGGGCCGGTGGTTGTCGACTCCTCCGTACCCCTTCTGCTGATTCGAGGTTTGTGTATGCGTTCCTGGTTCATCGTCTGTGTTTCGCTGGCGGGTCTGCTGTGGGGTTGTGGTGGGAGTGAGGAGGCCTCCGCGCAGGAGCCTCGTCAGGTCGTCTCGGCCGAGGCGACGCTCCAGGGTGTGTCGGTCCACGACGCGCCCCGCTTCACCGAGCGGCTGCCGGTGGCAGGCGATGTCGCGCACTACCGGGTGCGGGTCCGCGTGGGCGCGGGCGAGCA encodes the following:
- a CDS encoding ThiF family adenylyltransferase → MVEPRFQRNLGVLDEETMERLSRTHVLVAGVGGAGGQCAVDLARLGFGSLTLADFDTYERHNMNRQAGCFESTLGQPKVEVVGRMCLDIHPDLRLRRVAEGITDTNAEGLLAGGAGLPPVDFVVEVIDIAGARQKQALHGACRQRGVPVMTGLMLGFGAALHVFQPDAPSYEQLYLLPDGRIDLPAIIPHLGSYMLQEYMDACYQGRGHAPTCVVGATTAAGMMVSELMRGVMLGPRAMVSWPEYLYVDLFDHRYVRASVRPGRPRQLTPRRASSPR
- the pssA gene encoding CDP-diacylglycerol--serine O-phosphatidyltransferase; amino-acid sequence: MTTEPPAARRPRRHFSMIRTFVLADFVTLGNGFAGAGAILSAMQFLASGDKGWLWLAFGLMPMALLLDFLDGRIARWRFKKSPLGADLDSLADVISFGMAPAALAFAVGLRGGLDVAALLYFVACGISRLARFNVTSAELADDTGKVKYFEGTPIPTSLALVMVLAVATWKDRIGADLLGGVWELGPVVLHPLALLYVASGSAMISKTLRIPKI
- a CDS encoding DofA protein, which codes for MATPVYKTATIDRVFFLRWEAPPSQEEIHAVFHQMQGIYEELKPPLVLVASLSPKSSVPNAEQRRNLSTLQSDARPLFSEIHAIVEGNDLQYNLQRVIISGINLVTRTYDEAYHRVHKHADMVAPYLSKRLGVDGVKIINEAKTRGVV
- a CDS encoding penicillin acylase family protein; translated protein: MHPTSPASPSRGVPGPHRRTRWSLSLLTSLSLLAAAACGDDPKPGPGPGPTPPPPPPEQPKYEATIRRTAHGIPHITAKDLGSLSYGQGYAFAKDHVCILADQILKIRGQRAEYLGQGPGSTYAASDFAYRLLDLPERARAAFDQQPEDLKSMLAGYVAGFNRYVSETPAASLPQPCTGAEWVRPITAQELLAFHISAGLTASAYQLILAIGAAEAPGVGAGGVGVPAPGSFKIERPDASHVGSNGWAIGKQRSAGGRGMVVANPHFPWEGELKLWESHLTVPGQLDVYGVGLLGVPAVLIGFNENVSWTHTFSAGQRMTLYKLPLVPGKPKTYKYGNEERQMTEKQISILVKLPEGSLTRITRTMHMTHYGPVIVVPGLLDWTPQQAYTFRDANLENTQLVAQFLGMNRAKSLAEFKAVYETVQGIPWVNTMAADREGNTWYTDSSPTPNLKPEAIAAWQTASNGGDPFATGAWRSLGLVLLDGSDPQNEWQDDPGRDRSPGLVPFSKVPQLDREDFVFNANDSYWLTNPAKPLTGYSPMHGLENVGQSMRTRMNARLLTEVREDGASGADGKFTRAELQNAILGNRAMTAELLREAVVQRCQGQRYGVLADGRQIDIRQACTVLEGWTSNRFDTDSVGAVVWREFLATAPMATYATGGTLFAVPFDPSAPLDTPNTLAPPPAAGQPDLVLRRLAQAVDQLARVGIPVTRPLGEVQHTPRVNGQRIPIHGGHGIDGTANVVSFGTLKSTSERGDFSAFVPPQDVVTPRTNLSPQGYVINNGSSFIMAMEFTEEGPKANAVLTYSQSSDPTSSYFADQTLMFSRKEWRPILFTEAEIAAAVVEQQTVSGN